Proteins encoded in a region of the Isosphaeraceae bacterium EP7 genome:
- a CDS encoding DUF1501 domain-containing protein, with protein sequence MADLPRPDDTPIGRREMLRRSGMGFGMLGLAGVMSGDAPAATTELNPLAPKAPHFAPKAKRMVHLFMNGGPSQVDTFDPKPQLSKYHGKPLPNSNLRTERKTGAAFGSPFKFKKYGQSGIEVSELFEQTAGCIDDLCVVRSMVADVPNHEPSLLLMNCGDGRLARPSMGSWVTYGLGSENQNLPGFIAMCPGGYPVVATQNWRSAFLPGAYQGTYIDSQHTDIRKLISNIRNEAATPEQQRRQLDLLGRINEKHLNDHQRDPRLESRIQSFELAYRMQTEATDAFDFEQEPASIKAMYGTGIHGRQLMIARRLLERGVRCIQVWDGAGQAWDDHENLVAHHRTLAKNWDQPIAAFLKDLKQRGMLDETLVLWGGEFGRTPVAELPGLSGRDHNHYGFSMWLAGGGIKGGTVVGATDEFGFAAVEDKVHVHDLHATMLHLLGFDHERLTYRYAGRDFRLTDVHGKVVKQMLA encoded by the coding sequence ATGGCCGACCTTCCCCGCCCCGACGACACGCCGATCGGCCGCCGCGAGATGCTCCGCCGCAGCGGCATGGGCTTCGGCATGCTCGGGCTGGCCGGCGTCATGTCCGGCGATGCGCCCGCCGCAACCACCGAGCTGAACCCGCTCGCGCCCAAGGCCCCGCACTTCGCCCCCAAGGCGAAGCGGATGGTTCACCTGTTCATGAATGGCGGCCCGTCGCAGGTCGACACGTTCGACCCCAAGCCGCAGCTCTCCAAATATCACGGAAAGCCGCTGCCCAATAGCAACCTGCGCACCGAGCGCAAGACCGGGGCCGCCTTCGGCTCGCCGTTCAAGTTCAAGAAATACGGCCAGAGCGGCATCGAGGTCAGCGAGCTGTTCGAGCAGACCGCCGGCTGCATCGACGACCTCTGCGTCGTCCGGTCGATGGTCGCCGACGTCCCCAACCACGAGCCCTCGCTCCTGCTGATGAACTGCGGAGACGGACGCCTGGCCCGCCCCAGCATGGGCTCGTGGGTCACCTACGGCCTGGGCTCCGAGAACCAGAATCTGCCCGGATTCATCGCCATGTGCCCCGGCGGATACCCGGTGGTGGCCACCCAGAACTGGCGTTCGGCCTTCCTGCCGGGCGCCTATCAGGGGACCTACATCGACAGCCAGCACACCGACATCCGCAAGCTCATCTCCAACATCCGCAACGAGGCGGCCACCCCCGAGCAGCAGCGCAGGCAGCTCGACCTGCTCGGGCGTATCAACGAGAAGCACCTGAATGACCACCAGCGAGACCCGCGCCTGGAGTCGCGCATTCAGTCGTTCGAGTTGGCCTACCGGATGCAGACCGAGGCCACCGACGCCTTCGACTTCGAGCAGGAGCCCGCCTCGATCAAGGCCATGTACGGCACCGGCATCCACGGCCGCCAGCTCATGATCGCCCGCCGCCTGCTGGAACGAGGGGTCCGCTGCATCCAGGTCTGGGACGGTGCCGGCCAGGCCTGGGACGACCACGAGAACCTGGTCGCCCATCACAGGACGCTCGCCAAGAACTGGGACCAGCCCATCGCCGCATTCCTGAAGGACCTGAAGCAGCGAGGTATGCTCGATGAGACGCTCGTCCTCTGGGGAGGCGAGTTCGGCCGGACCCCGGTCGCCGAGCTACCCGGTCTGAGCGGTCGAGACCATAACCATTACGGCTTCAGCATGTGGCTGGCCGGAGGCGGCATCAAGGGAGGGACCGTCGTGGGAGCCACCGACGAGTTCGGATTCGCCGCGGTCGAGGACAAAGTCCACGTCCACGACCTCCACGCCACGATGCTCCACCTCCTCGGCTTCGACCACGAGCGCCTAACCTATCGCTATGCGGGCCGCGACTTCCGCCTGACCGACGTTCATGGCAAGGTCGTCAAGCAGATGCTTGCCTGA
- the rimO gene encoding 30S ribosomal protein S12 methylthiotransferase RimO, with the protein MKPADNSPPKTYAFVSLGCPKNLVDSERMLGLLAQDGYVLVPDSAKADLVIVNTCGFIDAARQESLGVIREMLERKKRGEVKGVVVAGCLAERQRELLLEEVPDVDQIVGVFGREEIVSVADRIMNGLQEQRTVFRPAAVRAQDDTARLRITPRHLAYLKVSEGCDRLCTFCAIPGMRGKHVTKPIEQVIVEARELVADGVRELNLVAQDMTYYGVDLYGRPRLADLIRELDQVDGLDWIRVLYNYPNYFTDELYETLASASKVIPYLDMPLQHINDRMLKMMNRRHDRAGTETIIANLRKSMPNLVLRTTFIVGFPGETEAEFNELLEYVEATKFERLGVFPYSHEPDTPAAKLPGQIEQAVREERRDRVMAAQQPIAFGFNESLIGKTLDVLIDGPSPESDGRLWLGRTYADAPDVDGLTYVQGANLQTGDLVSCEIVGTRGYDLVADAGNMPPRGRRSRPKAKKSLKSSLTILNL; encoded by the coding sequence ATGAAGCCGGCCGATAATTCGCCCCCCAAGACCTATGCCTTCGTCAGCTTGGGTTGCCCCAAAAACCTCGTCGACAGCGAGCGGATGCTCGGTCTGCTGGCTCAGGATGGGTACGTTCTCGTGCCCGACTCGGCCAAGGCCGACCTGGTGATCGTCAACACGTGCGGATTCATCGACGCCGCGCGGCAGGAGTCGCTTGGCGTCATCCGCGAGATGCTCGAGCGCAAGAAGCGGGGCGAAGTTAAAGGGGTGGTCGTGGCCGGCTGCCTGGCCGAGCGCCAGCGTGAGCTGCTGCTGGAGGAAGTGCCGGACGTCGACCAGATCGTTGGCGTCTTCGGCCGCGAGGAGATCGTCAGCGTCGCCGACCGGATCATGAACGGCCTGCAAGAGCAGCGCACCGTCTTCCGGCCGGCCGCCGTGCGTGCCCAGGACGACACCGCTCGCCTGCGGATCACGCCCAGGCACCTGGCCTACCTGAAGGTGTCCGAAGGCTGCGACCGGCTCTGCACGTTCTGCGCGATCCCGGGGATGCGCGGCAAGCACGTCACCAAGCCGATCGAGCAGGTCATCGTCGAGGCCCGCGAGCTGGTGGCCGACGGAGTGCGCGAGCTGAACCTCGTCGCCCAGGACATGACCTATTACGGCGTCGACCTTTATGGCCGACCGCGGCTGGCCGACCTGATCCGCGAGCTGGACCAGGTCGACGGCCTCGACTGGATCCGGGTCCTGTACAACTACCCCAACTATTTCACAGACGAGCTTTACGAGACCCTCGCATCGGCCTCGAAGGTGATTCCGTATCTTGATATGCCGCTCCAGCATATCAACGACCGGATGCTGAAGATGATGAACCGGCGGCACGACCGCGCGGGGACCGAGACGATCATCGCCAATTTGCGGAAGTCGATGCCCAACCTGGTCTTGCGGACGACGTTCATCGTCGGCTTCCCGGGCGAGACCGAGGCCGAGTTCAACGAGTTGCTGGAATACGTCGAGGCGACGAAGTTCGAGCGTCTGGGAGTTTTCCCCTACTCGCACGAGCCTGACACGCCCGCCGCGAAGCTGCCTGGTCAGATCGAACAGGCGGTTCGCGAGGAACGCCGCGACCGTGTGATGGCCGCCCAGCAGCCGATCGCGTTCGGCTTCAATGAGAGCCTGATCGGCAAGACGCTGGACGTGCTGATCGACGGGCCTTCGCCCGAGTCGGACGGCCGTCTCTGGCTGGGCCGGACGTATGCCGACGCCCCCGACGTGGACGGCCTGACCTACGTCCAGGGGGCGAACTTGCAGACCGGCGACCTGGTCTCTTGCGAGATCGTTGGGACGCGAGGCTATGACCTGGTGGCCGACGCCGGTAACATGCCCCCTCGGGGTCGCCGGTCGCGTCCCAAGGCGAAGAAGAGCCTGAAGAGCTCGCTGACGATCCTCAATCTCTGA
- a CDS encoding PSD1 and planctomycete cytochrome C domain-containing protein — translation MWAASFLLIGPILATAPGDTPSSAVPVATPQQAEFFERRIRPILVESCASCHGAKVQKGGIRLDSREALVHPDLGPVVTPGQPEESTLIEVIRREGEIKMPPKVALSVDAVADLTAWVKMGAPWPESSELDAAANGTDASKHWAFQPIGDPSLPPVKRAEWPRMPVDRFILSSLEAKGLEPSRPADKRTLIRRATYDLTGLPPASADVDRFLADDSPDAFGKVVDRLLASPQYGERWARHWLDVSRYADTKGYILFEDANYPWAYTYRDYVIQSFNDDLPYDRFIVEQLAADRLPPSEDRRPLRAMGYLTIGSRFMNNIHDVIDDRIDVVSRGLMGLTVSCARCHDHKFDPIPTKDYYALYGVFASSMEPTKPPLFERPPATPEYVNFARELTSLEGKLAEFVAEKHRELTAGARSRVGDYLIAAQSSLDQPSTEEFMLLADGGDLNPAMITRYRKLLERTKKRHHPVLAPWHALAALPPRTFADEARSLASRGFATDDPSKPVNAAVVAEFSARPPATLAEAAAAYGRLLNNVESIAAEHDDRANLRGVEPGPLPYPALEQLRPLFHGPDAPADLPFDPYGDLALLPDRPAQGRLQELRNAVVKWRTTGPGAPPRAMALEDLASPVEPRVFVRGNPFNPGQPVARKFLDVLSHGQAKPFQAGSGRLELAQAIASRDNPLTARVLVNRVWMHHFGAPLVQTPSDFGLRSDPPTHPELLDHLATRFMAEGWSIKALHRQIMRSAAYQQASDDRPEAVAVDPENALLWRMNRRRLDFEMTRDSLLAVAGRLDGNVGGPSFPDITADAPSRRTLYGFLDRLNLPGLYRTFDFPDPNATSARRDPTTIAPQALFLMNHPFVVGAARSVSGRATGEEDGRIAGLYGALFQRSPSNEERGLAREFLREDGASAASWERYVQALLLSNEFSYLD, via the coding sequence ATGTGGGCAGCTTCGTTCCTCCTGATCGGCCCGATTCTGGCGACGGCCCCTGGCGACACTCCATCATCGGCAGTCCCCGTCGCGACCCCGCAACAGGCCGAATTTTTCGAGCGCCGGATCCGGCCGATCCTGGTCGAAAGCTGCGCCTCGTGCCATGGCGCCAAGGTGCAGAAGGGGGGCATCCGGCTTGACTCCCGCGAGGCGCTCGTCCACCCGGATCTCGGCCCGGTCGTCACGCCGGGCCAGCCCGAAGAGAGCACGCTCATCGAGGTCATCCGCCGCGAGGGGGAGATCAAGATGCCCCCCAAGGTTGCCTTGAGTGTCGATGCCGTCGCCGACCTCACCGCCTGGGTGAAGATGGGCGCCCCCTGGCCCGAGTCGTCGGAGCTTGACGCCGCGGCAAACGGGACCGACGCCTCAAAGCACTGGGCCTTCCAGCCGATCGGCGATCCCTCGTTGCCCCCCGTCAAGCGCGCCGAATGGCCGAGGATGCCGGTCGACCGATTCATCCTGAGCTCGCTCGAAGCCAAGGGGCTCGAACCGTCTCGTCCCGCCGACAAACGCACCTTGATCCGTCGGGCGACCTACGACCTGACCGGCCTCCCCCCTGCCTCTGCGGATGTCGACCGTTTTCTCGCCGACGACTCCCCGGATGCCTTCGGCAAGGTTGTTGATCGCCTGCTCGCCTCGCCCCAGTACGGCGAGCGCTGGGCCCGGCACTGGCTCGACGTCTCGCGTTACGCGGACACCAAGGGTTACATCCTGTTCGAGGATGCAAATTATCCCTGGGCTTACACGTATCGCGACTATGTCATCCAGTCGTTCAACGACGACCTCCCCTACGACCGATTCATCGTCGAGCAGCTTGCCGCCGACCGCCTCCCGCCGAGTGAGGATCGCAGGCCCCTCAGGGCCATGGGCTACCTGACCATCGGCAGCCGGTTCATGAACAACATCCACGACGTGATCGACGATCGGATCGACGTGGTAAGCCGCGGCCTGATGGGCCTGACGGTCTCGTGCGCACGCTGCCACGACCACAAGTTCGACCCGATCCCGACAAAAGACTATTACGCCCTCTACGGCGTCTTCGCCAGTTCCATGGAACCGACCAAGCCTCCTCTCTTCGAGAGGCCGCCTGCGACGCCCGAGTATGTGAACTTCGCCCGCGAGCTAACGTCTCTCGAAGGAAAACTCGCCGAGTTCGTCGCCGAGAAGCACCGCGAGCTGACCGCGGGGGCCAGGTCGCGTGTCGGCGACTATCTCATCGCCGCCCAGTCGTCACTCGACCAGCCTTCCACCGAGGAGTTCATGCTGCTGGCCGACGGCGGCGACCTCAACCCGGCGATGATCACGCGTTACCGCAAGCTCCTGGAACGGACCAAGAAGCGTCATCACCCGGTGCTCGCCCCCTGGCATGCACTGGCCGCACTCCCGCCCAGAACATTTGCCGATGAAGCGCGGAGCCTGGCCTCACGTGGCTTCGCGACCGATGACCCCTCGAAGCCGGTCAACGCGGCCGTCGTTGCCGAGTTCTCCGCCCGGCCCCCCGCCACGCTGGCCGAAGCCGCCGCGGCATACGGTCGGCTTCTGAACAATGTCGAGTCGATCGCGGCCGAGCACGACGACCGGGCCAACTTGCGTGGGGTCGAGCCCGGCCCCCTGCCCTATCCTGCGCTGGAACAATTGCGGCCGCTTTTCCACGGGCCCGACGCACCGGCCGACCTGCCGTTCGACCCGTACGGCGACCTGGCCCTGCTTCCCGACCGGCCGGCCCAGGGCAGGCTCCAGGAACTTCGGAACGCCGTGGTGAAATGGCGGACGACCGGCCCCGGGGCCCCGCCGAGGGCGATGGCCTTGGAAGACCTGGCCAGCCCCGTCGAGCCCCGCGTCTTCGTCCGGGGCAACCCGTTCAACCCCGGCCAGCCCGTCGCCCGCAAGTTCCTCGACGTGCTCTCTCATGGCCAGGCTAAACCGTTCCAGGCCGGCAGCGGCCGGCTTGAGCTGGCTCAGGCGATCGCGTCTCGCGACAATCCGCTGACCGCCCGCGTGCTGGTCAATCGAGTCTGGATGCATCACTTCGGCGCCCCGCTGGTCCAGACTCCCAGCGATTTCGGCCTGCGCAGCGACCCGCCCACGCATCCCGAGTTACTCGATCACCTGGCCACTCGGTTCATGGCCGAGGGGTGGTCGATCAAGGCCCTGCATCGGCAGATCATGCGATCGGCGGCCTATCAGCAGGCCAGCGACGATCGCCCCGAGGCCGTCGCCGTCGACCCCGAAAACGCCTTGCTCTGGAGGATGAACCGCCGCCGTCTCGATTTCGAGATGACCCGCGATTCGCTTCTGGCCGTCGCGGGAAGGCTCGACGGCAACGTCGGCGGCCCCTCGTTCCCGGACATCACGGCCGATGCGCCCTCCAGGCGCACCCTTTACGGCTTCCTCGATCGGCTGAACCTTCCCGGCCTCTACCGGACGTTCGACTTCCCCGATCCCAACGCCACGAGCGCGCGCCGTGACCCGACGACCATCGCGCCCCAGGCACTCTTCCTCATGAATCACCCATTCGTCGTCGGCGCAGCCCGTTCCGTCTCCGGGCGGGCAACCGGCGAAGAGGACGGGCGCATCGCCGGGCTCTACGGGGCCCTCTTCCAGCGGTCCCCCTCCAATGAGGAGCGGGGCCTGGCACGTGAGTTCCTCCGCGAGGATGGCGCCTCGGCCGCCTCCTGGGAGCGTTACGTCCAGGCGCTCCTCCTCTCCAACGAATTCTCGTATCTCGATTAA
- the pgsA gene encoding CDP-diacylglycerol--glycerol-3-phosphate 3-phosphatidyltransferase yields the protein MATTTSATRLWNVPNTLTMGRLFLAVIVLAFISAGWYFSALVAFAIASSTDALDGYIARRLNQVTALGRQLDPLVDKIIVLGAFIFLLAVPGTGLAPWMVTVVVLRELVIQALRSHLEGQGMAFGAKWPGKVKTTFQCLAISAILACLWLGAPQPWLMGRDGLVWISIALTLYSGLDYLAGAMTLLRGDAAPLR from the coding sequence ATGGCGACCACCACCTCCGCGACCCGCCTCTGGAACGTGCCGAACACGCTCACGATGGGCCGGCTGTTCCTTGCGGTCATCGTCCTGGCCTTCATCTCCGCCGGCTGGTATTTCTCGGCGCTGGTCGCCTTCGCGATCGCGTCGTCGACGGACGCCCTCGATGGCTATATCGCGCGTCGGCTCAACCAGGTCACGGCACTCGGTCGTCAGCTCGATCCGCTCGTCGACAAGATCATCGTGCTGGGCGCGTTCATCTTCCTGCTGGCCGTCCCGGGCACGGGCCTTGCCCCCTGGATGGTGACCGTCGTGGTGCTGCGTGAGCTGGTTATCCAGGCGTTGCGCAGTCACCTTGAAGGGCAGGGGATGGCCTTCGGCGCCAAGTGGCCTGGCAAGGTGAAGACCACGTTCCAGTGCCTGGCGATCTCCGCGATTCTGGCCTGCCTCTGGCTCGGCGCGCCGCAACCCTGGCTGATGGGCCGCGACGGCCTGGTCTGGATCTCGATCGCTCTGACCTTATATAGCGGCCTGGATTACCTGGCCGGCGCGATGACTTTGCTCCGAGGCGACGCCGC